From Corvus hawaiiensis isolate bCorHaw1 chromosome 13, bCorHaw1.pri.cur, whole genome shotgun sequence, one genomic window encodes:
- the CKMT1A gene encoding creatine kinase U-type, mitochondrial, with protein sequence MASTFARALSARRSAGLLAMVGAGSLAAGFLLARDSVSAGDRQRRRYPPSAEYPDLRKHNNCMASNLTPGIYARLCDKATPNGWTLDQCIQTGVDNPGHPFIKTVGIVAGDEETYEVFADLFDPVIQERHNGYNPRTMKHSTDLDATKIKFGQFDERYVLSSRVRTGRSIRGLSLPPACTRAERREVEKVTVEALSGLTGDLAGRYYRLSEMTEKEQQQLIDDHFLFDKPVSPLLTAAGMARDWPDARGIWHNHQKTFLIWINEEDHTRVISMEKGGNMKRVFERFCRGLKEVERLIQERGWEFMWNERLGYILTCPSNLGTGLRAGVHIKLPLLSKDSRFPKILENLRLQKRGTGGVDTAAKGSIFDISNLDRLGKSEVELVQLVIDGVNYLIDCERRLEKGQDIRIPSPLPQFRH encoded by the exons ATGGCCAGCACCTTCGCCCGCGCTCTCTCCGCTCGCCGCTCCGCCGGCCTCCTGGCCATGGTGGGCGCCGGCTCTCTCGCCGCCGGCTTCCTACTCGCCCGGGACTCGGTCAGCGCGGGCGACCGTCAGCGTCGGCGATACCCGCCCAG CGCTGAGTACCCCGACCTGCGGAAGCACAACAACTGCATGGCCAGCAACCTGACGCCAGGCATCTACGCCAGGCTCTGTGACAAGGCAACCCCAAATGGCTGGACCTTGGACCAGTGCATTCAGACTGGCGTTGACAACCCTGGCCACCCCTTCATCAAGACTGTGGGCATCGTAGCTGGTGATGAAGAGACCTATGAG GTGTTTGCCGACCTGTTTGACCCTGTGATTCAGGAGCGGCACAATGGATACAACCCCCGCACCATGAAGCACTCCACAGACCTGGATGCCACAAAG ATAAAGTTTGGCCAGTTTGATGAGCGCTATGTGCTCTCGTCCCGGGTCCGGACTGGGCGCAGCATCCGTGGCCTGAGCCTGCCGCCAGCCTGCACCCGCGCCGAGCGACGAGAGGTGGAGAAAGTGACTGTGGAAGCATTGAGCGGGCTCACCGGGGACCTGGCGGGCCGGTACTACCGTCTCAGTGAGATGACTGAGAAGGAGCAACAGCAGCTCATTGAT GACCACTTCCTCTTTGACAAGCCGGTGTCCCCGctcctgacagcagcaggaatggctCGGGACTGGCCTGACGCCCGAGGGATCTG GCACAACCACCAGAAGACCTTCTTGATCTGGATCAATGAGGAGGACCACACACGTGTCATCTCCATGGAGAAGGGGGGCAACATGAAGCGTGTTTTTGAGCGGTTCTGCCGGGGCCTAAAGGAG GTGGAGCGGCTAATCCAGGAGCGAGGCTGGGAGTTCATGTGGAATGAGCGGCTGGGTTACATCCTGACCTGCCCCTCTAACCTGGGCACAGGGCTGCGAGCAGGTGTCCACATCAAGCTGCCACTGCTCAGCAAG GACAGCCGCTTCCCTAAGATCCTAGAGAACCTCCGGCTACAGAAGCGTGGGACGGGTGGCGTGGACACTGCAGCCAAAGGTAGCATCTTTGACATCTCCAACCTGGACCGTCTGGGGAAGTCAGAG GTGGAATTGGTGCAGCTGGTGATAGATGGTGTGAACTACCTGATCGACTGTGAGCGGCGGCTGGAGAAGGGGCAGGATATCCGCATCCCCTCGCCGCTGCCACAGTTCCGGCACTGA